AAGGACAAATTCATATGGGGTTCGGGTACCTGTTAGCTAGATCGTTATGGGGGAAGGGATATGGGAAAGAAGCTGCGTATGCGTGCAAAAACTTTGCCTTTGACCAATTGGCCATTGATGGGCTGACATCAATCATTCATCCAAAAAACGTCCCGTCCATAAAAATTGCCAAATCTCTTGGAATGGAAAAACAAGCCAGCATCTGTAAACATCGGCAGTGGATGGATGTATATCGGCTTGAAAATCCGGCTTGCCGAAAAGTGACATGAAACGTTCATAATTTAAGGTATGGTAACGCTTCTCCCTCTAGTATACTGGAAGAAAAGAATGGATTCACACAGGGGGCTAAAACGTTGGCGCTTGTTGCACTTACTGTTTTAATCATTGCCGGTGTTAGCACAGTTTTTGCTGCTTTTCTCATGTTCGTTACTTGGCCGCGGCGGAAAGAGAACGAATATAAACAAATAAAATTGTTTA
The Salicibibacter kimchii DNA segment above includes these coding regions:
- a CDS encoding GNAT family N-acetyltransferase codes for the protein MFDSDRLHFREITEGDRKSLEDLFSDPAVMRFADGTKTKIETGEWMEQAYQDYRSFGVGFWVAEKRKNGEFVGQCGFRPQKIKGQIHMGFGYLLARSLWGKGYGKEAAYACKNFAFDQLAIDGLTSIIHPKNVPSIKIAKSLGMEKQASICKHRQWMDVYRLENPACRKVT